GCACGCCAACCTGATGGCGGCACTGCCGAACGCCGCCAAGATCGGCTTCACCGGTACACCGATCATGCGCGCTGGCAAGAAGCGCACCGAATCGGTCTTTGGTGAGTTCATCGACAAGTACACAATCCGCCAGGCAGAAGCCGACGGTGCAGTGGTCCCGATCTTCTACGAAGGGCGCACAGCAAAGGGTGCGGTGGCCGGCGGCAGTGACCTCGATGAATTGTTTGAGGATATGTTCGCCGAGCTCAGCGATGCTGAGGTCGAGGAGCTCAAGGCCCGCTACGCCACAACTGGGGCGGTGGTCGAAGCGCCCAAACTGATCGCAGCGAAGGCGAAGTCAATGCTGTGGCACTACGTCTCGACGGTCATGCCGAACGGATTCAAAGCGCAGGTCACCGCGTCGAGCCGACTCGCGACGGTGCGCTACCGCGAAGCGCTGATCGCTGCGCGCGACGACCTGGTCGCGCAGATTGAGGCACTGCCAGCCCCTCTGCTCAACGCTGATGCAGACGTCGACCAGCTTGACCGCAAGACCCAAGTTCTCGTGCGAGCCGCTGACCAGTTAGAACTGCTCAAGGCACTTGAATTCGTTCCGGTGATCTCGGGCAGCAACAACGACGATCCGACGTGGGCGCAGTGGACAGACAAATCACGCCAGGACGCGGTGATCGAGGACTTCAAAAAGAAGCTGGGGTTGCCCGGCGAGAAGGCCAGCCCGGTCGCATTCCTGATCGTGCGAACAATGCTGCTGACCGGATTCGATGCACCTATCGAGCAGGTTCTCTACCTTGACCGCTCAATTCAAGACGCGGAACTATTACAGGCCATCGCCCGTGTGAACCGCACTGCCACCGGCAAATCCGTCGGACTGCTTGTCGATTATTACGGCGTCGGTGCGCATCTACAAAAGGCGCTCAGGGCCTATGCGCCAGAAGATGCTGACGATGCGATCGGTGCGCTGGCATCGATCAAAGACGAACTGCCGAAGCTGCGTGACCGTCACGCACGGGTCATCGCGATCTTCGCTCAGGCTGGAATCGACACATTCGATACTGCACAGGACGTTGAGGCGTGTGTCGAGGTCTTAGCCGACGAGGCGCTCCGCGCTCGATTCGGTGTTCGGCTCAAGGAGTTCCTATCGACGATGGACACTGTCATGCCGCGTCCCGAGGCCCTGCCGTTCGTCAAGGATGCCAAGCGGTTAGGCGTCATCTCACTGGCGGCCAAACGGCGATACCGTGACGACGGGCTTGGTGACTTCGACAGCTCGCTATTCGGCGAGAAAGTGCGGAAGTTAATCGACGAGCATGTCACCGCGCTTGATATTGCCACGAAAATCCCGCCGGTATCGATCACTGATCCCGACTTCCTCGCCAAGGTGCAGGGTCTTACGTCCGAGAAGGCCAAAGCCTCGGAGATGGAGCACGCGCTGCGGTACCACATTCGCAAGAATTTCGATGAGGACCCCGCCCGTTACACCAAGCTTTCCGAGCGGCTCGACGACATCCTCAACACTCTCACCGGCAAGTGGGACCAGTTGGCCCTGGCGCTTACCGAACTCCTCGATGACGCGCAGGACGACAGCAGCGGCGGCGCCGTCCACGAAGACCCGCTGGTTGCGCGGTTCTACGGGTTGCTTGAAGCTGAGTTCGCCACCGATGCGACACTGCCCGACGAGGTGCGGATCGACATTGTTCACCTCGCCCAGGACATCGTCGTCGAAATCGAACGAGGCGCGAGCATCGTGCGTTTCTGGCACAACCCGCACGCTCAGGACACACTGCGCAAACAGCTGATCCACACACTTGATGACCGCGACCTGTTCCCGTTCGAGGAACAAGAGCCGCTGGCCGACAAGCTGATGGAACTCGCTAAGGCGAACCAGTCGTTGCTCACCTCCCGGAGGCGGCAATGAACCCCGGCGTCATGACGCTGCGCCTCGACGGGATGTCCGTACCGGTCGACACCGGAGGCAGCAGCCGCAAAGCGAAGCTCACCATCGACCGTGATGGCAGCCTGCGCCTGACCGCAGCCCCTGACGTGGAACGCGCTGAGCTGGAGCGATTTTTGGCCTCCAAGCGTGCATGGATCTACGGCAAGCTCGCCGAGAAGGAAGCTCATAGCCACACGCCCGTCACCAAGGAGTTGGTCAGCGGCGAGGGCTTCCTCTACCTCGGGCGCAGCTACCAACTCCGCATCACCGACACCGATGATCACCGCGTGAGCCTGCGGCGCGGCAAGCTGATACTTCCGCGATCGCTCAGCGATTCCGGCCATCAGCACATCATCGCCTGGTATTGCACGACCGGCCTCGCATGGCTCAAACCGAGAGCCAAGGACTGGGCTGCCCGCCTCCGAGTCGACCCGCAAGCGGTCGAAGTCGCTGACCTCGGCAACAAGTGGGGAGCCGCACTCCCCAGCGGCCGTGTGCGCATCCACTGGGCAACAATGCAACTCCGCCCCACGCTGGTCGAGTACGTCCTCGCGCACGAACTAGCGCATCTTCGCGAAGCACATCATGGGCCTGCGTTTTGGCAGCTGCTCGGTCGGGTCATGCCTGACTATGACCAGCGCAAGAAGCAACTCGCCGACACGGGGGCTTCCTTGTGGCAAGGACATGCGGATCTCCGCAGCTCGTGAGGCGTGCGAGCCGCGACGCGGGGTGAGCCGCTGCGGTCAGCCGCCGAAACGTGAGCCAACTCAGGCCAGACGGTCGGCTTACGGCGCAATGCATACTGCCCCTCTGTGATTTACCCATAGGTTGCAGCTAGCCCTAGAGCAGCAACACCGATGGGTGCGAGGCTCATCGATATTTGCACGGCCCGGTGCTTCGCCCAGGCGATCTTGCTCATGTCAACTAGCTGCTTTGACAGCACGGGCAGGATAGGGCTGTTCTCCAGGTGTGCTTGCACAGCGTCAGGCGTCAGTTCTCGCAGGTGCCCGAAGTAAATGAAGTTGTTCTGCGACTCTTTAGCGAGATTCGTCGATCGGAGTCGCGGGCGGACCACCCATGCTGCAGATGCGACCGCTGCTACAAGCAGCAAGACACCGATGACGTACCAGAACAGCGACCATCCGGTTAGATCGCTAAACACGCGGCCCTTGCTCGACAGCGCAACTACTCCGGCTAGAACGGCGCTCTCGATCGTTAGGGCGAACGATGCCTTCGTGTCCACTTTGCCGGTCCAGTCGATCAGTGCCGAGTGGATCCTCCAGCCGGTGCCAACCGGGTCGGAACTGCTCATGAGAATTTCCAAGAGTAGCTGGTCCGGTAGTAGTCATAGTTCTTGCCACCCATTGTGAGTTGGCAGGTGCCTTTCCACATTTCTTTGCCGTCTGACAGTCGGTGCGATTGCGACAGTCTGCCGTAAGTCCCTTTACCGATTCGTGTGACATACCCGGCTGCTGCGTTCGCGCGAATGTCGCTCAGCTTGGCTGCTAGGTTGGGCGCTGGCCCGATCGAGATCATGTCATCACTGCCCCGAAACCCTGCGCGAGCAAGGAGAGTCTCGCCTGTGGCGATTCCGCTGCACTGTTTTAAGGTCCACCCGGCGGATTTGAGACTTGGAAACTCGGAGTGAACTGCAGGTGTGACAAGTTGGTCGACCGCCCACTTAATTCTCATGGCGGCTTTAACGGCACGGTCTTCCTTGTTTTCTCCCGTGAAGATGCCCATTACCCGATCGCCGTCGAAGCTTCGAATGTGACCTTCGTGAAAGCGCATGATCTTGGTGCTGACGTTGAGAAAACCTCGGAATACCCGTGCTGCCGCTTCCTTGTCGCCGATCGCGGCGAGACCCGAAGAGTTGAGCATGTCCGTGTAGAGGTACGTGGCAGAAACCAGCTTTCCCTCTGCAAAGCCCAGGTCGGTCGCCTCCGGCACTGAGGTGCTGGACTCCTGCTTCTTTGAAACAGACATCACCGGCTTGATCGTTTTGGCAATCTGCGCGTTTACATCGTCCAGCAAACCCAAGGCTTCCTCCTCTATCCAGGCTGGTTACGCTAGTGCAAGACTCTGACATGGATGCCTTACCCGGGCGCCACGCAAACGGAATCGAGCTGGCCCCGGTGTGGGTGCTGGTAATGGGGAGTGTGACTCAGCCCAGGGTTTGTATCGCTTCTACGGCGAGGCTGGTTATCTGCTTGCCTGCCTCCGTTCCGGCCGATACGGCCACTGCGCTGATTGCAGTTGCCAGCAGTGCGCGCAGCGCGCCTTTCTTGGCGTGAGGGTCTTTCGATGCCTCGCGGAGTTCGGCCGCGACAACCTGAGCACTGCTTGAGTTAGGCTCGTTCGAGGCAACATAGCCCTCAAGCGCTTCCACCACCGCCTGAATCTTGTCTGTCGCGCTTTCGAGACCGTGGGTTTGGCTAAAGTCTTGGCTGTTAACTGCGACGTTCGCTGGTCCGTGTGTGGTGATGTGGTAGTTGTTGGTCGCTCCCGTTGTGTTCGCTTGTTGTGGGGGATCGGGACAAACGGACAGCCCAGAGGCGACCTGGTTTTCGCCTCGCGAAGTGATGCGGGGACGTAGTACTCCACCGCCCCATACACCTGCGCCGGCAACAAGGCCCTGGTCCTTCAGATAGTCAAGTGCTGCGTTCACTTCTGGCTCAGTGATCGGGTCGGCCCGCCACTTTGCGGTGGTCTGAATGGAATTGCGATCAATATTCTGGGGAGCGTTATTGCCCTGAGCTTTCTCTTCGTACAACCAGAGCAGCAGGGCATCGCGAATGCTCCACATCCGATCAGCGACTGGACTCATTCGGACTTTCCCTCCATATTTTCGAGCGGTCGTGAAAGCAACGCTACGGGCGACGACGGACATGTTCTGACCTGAGTTAGCTCATTTCGTTAGTGCGTGAGTTCACGAAGCTGAAGGCCGGTCGATCAACACCTGGGTGTCGGCGTCGATGTCGGGCGAGAAGGTGTGCCGCTGACCGCGATAGGACCGAATCTGCCGATAAGGGGCAACCCTATTCGGAGGCTACCGAAGCTGCATCGGCTGGCGTGATAGTCGCGTCGACCGAGCCCTGGAGTGAGCCTGAATGCAACCGAAGGGAAAGAACCTAGCTGGACCCAGGATTCGGCTAGCTCGGCAGTCATGCAACAACGAAGCTAGACCACGAGACGAGTCCGTGCGACAACTAAATTGAGCGTGTTGCTCACAATGCGACAACTAAAGTGAGCAAGTCACCGAATGACTGAGCAGAGACAGTCCAATAGCAGTCTGACCTGGGTATTCACCTGAGGAATAACTCGATAGCTACAGACGCCGATAATTTATATTATGACAACTAGTCGCACTAGTGTCACTAGTCTTACCGATCCTGCCGGGATATCATAGGCCACATGAGGACGATCAGCAGCACCGAGGCGAAGACGAAACTCAACGCACTCCTCGCCGAGGTCGAGGCGACCGGTCAACCGGTGACGATCACCAGCCACGGCCGGCCCGTGGCGATCCTGTCGCCGTCGGCGCCGGCACCGCGCACCTTCGGTCAGCTCACGGGGAAGATCACCGTTCCCGACGACTTCGACGCACCGCTCGACGAATCTGAGCTCGGCCTCTGGGAAGGCCGCGAGTGATCACGCGCACCGTACTCCTGGACACAAACGCCTTGCTCTGGCTGACCGCAGCGCCAGAGAAGATGTCGCCACAGGTTCTCGAACTACTCGCCACACCGTCGACCGAACTCGTGGTATCGGCCGCGTCCGCCTGGGAAGTCTCGATAAAAACCAGCACCGGCAAACTCCCCGGCGGGCACGCCTTGCTCTCAGTCTGGGGCGAAACCATCATCCACCTCCGCGCGGAAACCCTCGCGATCGACAGCGCGGACGCCATCATGGCGGGGGCACTCCCCTGGCCTCACCGCGACCCCTTCGATCGGATGCTCATCACCCAAGCCGCCCGACGCGCGCTCACCCTCGCGACCAGCGACCCCACCATGATCCAAGGAGCACTCTCGCCGACGATCGATACCAGAAGCGATACCTGAGCCGCCCAGATCTGGAGAGACCGCGAACCTCACCGGGGTGGCAACTCACCTTCCTCGCTGTTCGGTCTGGAATGATCTGGCGTCTTGCTGGCTTACACCTCCCGGTAATGCCCGGCGAATTCGTGGTCCAACTGGCGTAACCGCCAGGCGAATTCGCCTAGACCGACAGAGCCGATCGGCTATCGCCCGGGCACGGATCCGAAATGCCACTGTCACGTTGTTTGCGGAACTTGGCGATTCGAGCCCGTTGGCCGATTTTGCGGGTGGGTGATCGCGGTCGGATGGGTGCCGGTCAGCCGACGGTAGCCTGCCCGGTGATCTCGGTCCAGACGGCGAAGCGGTCGGCCATCACCTGTCGGTATTCGGTCGCCGAGAGCCGGTGGCGGCGGGTCCGGAAATGCGGTGAAATTCCCGAGAAAGCGGACAGGAAGCGTTGCGCGTGC
The sequence above is drawn from the Hoyosella subflava DQS3-9A1 genome and encodes:
- a CDS encoding type II toxin-antitoxin system Phd/YefM family antitoxin, encoding MRTISSTEAKTKLNALLAEVEATGQPVTITSHGRPVAILSPSAPAPRTFGQLTGKITVPDDFDAPLDESELGLWEGRE
- a CDS encoding adenylate/guanylate cyclase domain-containing protein, producing MGLLDDVNAQIAKTIKPVMSVSKKQESSTSVPEATDLGFAEGKLVSATYLYTDMLNSSGLAAIGDKEAAARVFRGFLNVSTKIMRFHEGHIRSFDGDRVMGIFTGENKEDRAVKAAMRIKWAVDQLVTPAVHSEFPSLKSAGWTLKQCSGIATGETLLARAGFRGSDDMISIGPAPNLAAKLSDIRANAAAGYVTRIGKGTYGRLSQSHRLSDGKEMWKGTCQLTMGGKNYDYYRTSYSWKFS
- a CDS encoding type I restriction endonuclease subunit R; translation: MTSGAEYTESEKPLLDQLISLGWLHIEGSKSDPGVTGRESFRESLVETTLRKMLRQINLGPDGEPWLDDLRLSEAVSTLTRTETGKLIEINERMTDRLLEGVSVPGLPDWDQGRNQRVKFIDFDHPERNDFLAVNQFRVDEPGGQAKKFVVPDVVLFVNGIPLVVIECKSPYVTDRMAAGINQLRRYANQRDLGAPEGNERLFWTNQFVVSTYGDKARVGTFTSGAEHFLEWKDPAPLSRDQLAKQLGKPTAELTGQELLVAGMLTPVNLLDIVRHYTLFTEFGGRRVKLVARYQQFRAVSKALVRLRTGKTRKIDGEHDRRGGLVWHTQGSGKSLTMVFLVRAMRSDPALRAFKVVIITDRTDLEKQLAATAKLSGEAVQRARKSSKLRTMLAEHGPALVFAMIHKYRDTDAANSDEGLEGDDKAEAFGVLNTDESIVIMVDEAHRSQTSTLHANLMAALPNAAKIGFTGTPIMRAGKKRTESVFGEFIDKYTIRQAEADGAVVPIFYEGRTAKGAVAGGSDLDELFEDMFAELSDAEVEELKARYATTGAVVEAPKLIAAKAKSMLWHYVSTVMPNGFKAQVTASSRLATVRYREALIAARDDLVAQIEALPAPLLNADADVDQLDRKTQVLVRAADQLELLKALEFVPVISGSNNDDPTWAQWTDKSRQDAVIEDFKKKLGLPGEKASPVAFLIVRTMLLTGFDAPIEQVLYLDRSIQDAELLQAIARVNRTATGKSVGLLVDYYGVGAHLQKALRAYAPEDADDAIGALASIKDELPKLRDRHARVIAIFAQAGIDTFDTAQDVEACVEVLADEALRARFGVRLKEFLSTMDTVMPRPEALPFVKDAKRLGVISLAAKRRYRDDGLGDFDSSLFGEKVRKLIDEHVTALDIATKIPPVSITDPDFLAKVQGLTSEKAKASEMEHALRYHIRKNFDEDPARYTKLSERLDDILNTLTGKWDQLALALTELLDDAQDDSSGGAVHEDPLVARFYGLLEAEFATDATLPDEVRIDIVHLAQDIVVEIERGASIVRFWHNPHAQDTLRKQLIHTLDDRDLFPFEEQEPLADKLMELAKANQSLLTSRRRQ
- a CDS encoding type II toxin-antitoxin system VapC family toxin, with product MITRTVLLDTNALLWLTAAPEKMSPQVLELLATPSTELVVSAASAWEVSIKTSTGKLPGGHALLSVWGETIIHLRAETLAIDSADAIMAGALPWPHRDPFDRMLITQAARRALTLATSDPTMIQGALSPTIDTRSDT
- a CDS encoding M48 family metallopeptidase; this encodes MNPGVMTLRLDGMSVPVDTGGSSRKAKLTIDRDGSLRLTAAPDVERAELERFLASKRAWIYGKLAEKEAHSHTPVTKELVSGEGFLYLGRSYQLRITDTDDHRVSLRRGKLILPRSLSDSGHQHIIAWYCTTGLAWLKPRAKDWAARLRVDPQAVEVADLGNKWGAALPSGRVRIHWATMQLRPTLVEYVLAHELAHLREAHHGPAFWQLLGRVMPDYDQRKKQLADTGASLWQGHADLRSS
- a CDS encoding Pycsar system effector family protein, coding for MSSSDPVGTGWRIHSALIDWTGKVDTKASFALTIESAVLAGVVALSSKGRVFSDLTGWSLFWYVIGVLLLVAAVASAAWVVRPRLRSTNLAKESQNNFIYFGHLRELTPDAVQAHLENSPILPVLSKQLVDMSKIAWAKHRAVQISMSLAPIGVAALGLAATYG